From Amycolatopsis sp. cg9, one genomic window encodes:
- a CDS encoding DUF6292 family protein — protein MTASLHIPTGHPHPALTALWTHLAEVTAALGIGPESCTVDHDSPVSAYVALDERLPGYPGRDVALLWDEVHGWAAAVETHSGEDLIVLRYLGGPTIVPPPGDVARFVRALHEDDHRVGRLDPPAIRAAAGLAELDAALRTTA, from the coding sequence GTGACCGCATCGCTGCACATCCCGACCGGCCACCCGCACCCCGCGCTCACCGCGCTGTGGACCCACCTCGCCGAAGTCACCGCCGCGCTCGGCATCGGCCCCGAATCCTGCACCGTCGACCACGACAGCCCGGTCTCCGCCTACGTCGCCCTCGACGAGCGGCTGCCCGGCTACCCCGGCCGCGACGTCGCGCTGCTGTGGGACGAGGTCCACGGCTGGGCCGCCGCCGTCGAAACCCACTCCGGCGAAGACCTGATCGTCCTGCGCTACCTCGGCGGGCCCACGATCGTTCCCCCGCCCGGAGATGTCGCCCGGTTCGTCCGGGCCCTGCACGAAGACGACCACCGCGTCGGCCGGCTCGACCCGCCCGCCATCCGCGCCGCCGCCGGGCTCGCCGAGCTCGACGCCGCCCTCCGGACGACGGCATGA
- a CDS encoding DivIVA domain-containing protein has product MTTRELPLPTSFALTVRGYDRDQVDEHLADLHEDLRLTTLDRDAALTQAETLARQLEAARAENDELRARLDHLVRTPAHPAAVSDRVRRLLELAHVEADTIVAAARERADAVLRQARAAEQRVASRLRAIDTYLAHAERHLREEPAPRADHLAAA; this is encoded by the coding sequence ATGACCACCCGGGAACTGCCCCTGCCCACCAGTTTCGCGCTCACGGTGCGCGGCTACGACCGCGACCAGGTCGACGAGCACCTCGCCGACCTGCACGAGGACCTGCGGCTCACCACCCTCGACCGCGACGCCGCCCTCACCCAAGCGGAAACCCTCGCCCGGCAACTGGAAGCGGCGCGCGCGGAGAACGACGAGCTGCGCGCCCGGCTCGACCACCTCGTCCGCACCCCGGCGCACCCGGCCGCCGTGAGCGACCGCGTCCGCCGCCTGCTCGAACTCGCCCACGTCGAAGCCGACACCATCGTCGCCGCCGCGAGAGAACGCGCCGACGCCGTGCTGCGGCAAGCCCGGGCGGCCGAGCAGCGAGTGGCGAGCCGGCTGCGCGCGATCGACACCTACCTCGCCCACGCCGAACGCCACCTCAGAGAGGAACCCGCACCCCGCGCCGACCACCTCGCGGCCGCGTGA